DNA sequence from the Gammaproteobacteria bacterium genome:
CGCGTGGGTGCCCGTAGCCGGCGGTAGCGTCAAGCTGGAGGATATCGAGGGAGAGTTCCGGGTCGAGGCGTTCTCCATCGCCCGTTACCCGGTCACCTGGCGACAGTACCGGGCCTTTCTGGAGGCGGATGACGGCTATGACAACGCGGCCTGGTGGGAAGATGGGCTGGTGCGGGATGAGGAACACAGCCCACTGCTCTGGAGCTTCGACAACTATCCTGCGATCAACGTCTCCTGGTACGACGCCGTGGCGTTCTGCCGCTGGCTGAGCCGGAAACACGGGGGAAAGGCGATCCGGCTGCCGACGGAGCGGCAGTGGCAACTCGCGGCGACTGCCGGAGATCCGGACTGCGCGTACCCCTGGGGGCCGGAGTGGAAGGAGTCTTGTGCCAACACTGCGGAGAGTGACATCAACCGTACCGTGGCGGTCGGTCTCTATCCCGCGGGCGATGCGGTGTTCACGGAAGGCGCACGGGTCGCGGACCTCGCCGGCAACATCTGGGAATGGTGCCGGAACACATACGACACACCTGCAGGCGGTGAACCGGACGGCGACGCCCCGCGGGTGGTTCGCGGCGGCTCCTGGGACAACTCCCGTGGCAACGCCCGCGCCGCCGACCGCAACAACTACGATCCCGCCGACCGCAACGACTACCTGGGGTTTCGTGTGTGTTGTGCGTCCCCCATCGAATAGCGGTGCGCTGGCTACTGGTCACTGATTGACTGGTCTTCTGAACCCTGTCGCGCCGCGCAGCGGCGCGCGAATTTTTCGCGCCATTGCGCCCCGCGCGGCTTGGCCCCATACTGCACGGGCAGGGCCTTGTCCTGCGGGGCTCCCTGAGACGTTCCCGCGGGTGGTTCGCGGCGGCTCCTGGAACAACAACCGGAACAACGCCCGCGCCGCCTACCGCAACAACAACGATCCCGCCAACCGCAACAACAACCTGGGGTTTCGTGTGTGTTGTGCGTCCCACATCATTCCGGCCCCTGTCGTGCGCCCTCGGCGCCGCCGGAAATTCCGGCCGACCACGGTTCGCCGGACGAGGCCAGGGGATCTTGATGGCGCAGGTGAGTCCCGCCCGCACGCCTTGACAGGGCGTCGGGCTCATACCGAACCGGGGCGCCGCCCGGGTCCGTCCTCGCGGCGCCCCTCTTCCTGCCGGCACTGCCGGATCCAGCCCCCCAGCAGGCGGCCAATCTCCGCGACCATTTCGCTGACTTGCCGGTACTGTCCGTCGCTCATCCATTGCCAGCGGTGCGCCAGTCGCAGATACAGCCGCAGACGGTTCAGCGCGGCATCGGCGCGGGTCAAAGCACCCAGGCGATGCGCCCCGCGCAGGGACTGCGCCTCGAACACCGAGTCCTGGCAATCCAGCGCGGCATCCATCATGCGCTGGGTCACCGTGAATCGGTGCGCCCTTGGGAATCTCTCGACCTTGGGGAGCAGCCAGGCCAGCAGGTCGAACAGACGCGCCAGGACAATCATCTCTTCGGCCACGATCATCTCCGCCCATGCA
Encoded proteins:
- the avd gene encoding diversity-generating retroelement protein Avd, with the translated sequence MAEEMIVLARLFDLLAWLLPKVERFPRAHRFTVTQRMMDAALDCQDSVFEAQSLRGAHRLGALTRADAALNRLRLYLRLAHRWQWMSDGQYRQVSEMVAEIGRLLGGWIRQCRQEEGRREDGPGRRPGSV